CCAGTGAACTATGAATTCTCTTCCTATTGTAGAAAGCATGCACATATTCAAAAAGGACGGCAGCGGCAGTTTCATAATCTTCAAAGACCGGCACTGGATAAACACATTCCTTTTTGAGGGAAGCGTGAAAGGATTCCATTGGCGCATTATCATACGGACAACCCTTACGGCTGTATGAGTGGCGGATATGTAGTTCAGTTAAACGTTGATTGTAATTATCGCTGGTATACTGTGATCCTAAATCCGTATGGATAATCAGGTCCCCAGTAATGGTTCGATTTTTAACCGCGCTTTCAAGGGTCTTTAAGACTAAATCAGTATCCATCTTTTTTGAGAACGAATAGCCGATAATCCGTCGTGAGTGCAGGTCCATGATGGTTGATAAGTAACACCAGCCATTACGCTTCGTTTGAATATAGGTCATATCAGCGGTCCATTTTTGATTTAAACCAGTGGTCGAGAAATCCTGCTTAAGCAAGTTGGGACGCTGTTCAACCTTGGTTTTGGAAGCCGAAGCCGCTTTCCACTTATTGACGGTAACGGAGTGGATATCCAGTTCCTTCATGAGCCGGGAAATCCGTCGTGGACTGCACCGAAGCTGCAGTGGTTGAAGTTCCAGATTCAATTCATGGTGGATCTTCATAACACCGTATCGCTGCTTAAATTCCGCAAAGATCCGCAGAATCCGTTGTTTCAAGTCCGCATCTTAGGCCCGGCGTTTTGAAGGTTTGGGGGATCGATAACGATAATACTGAGCTCTGGAAACACCGAGGATTCGGCACATCTTGGTTACCTGGTGGTGATGGCTTTCTTGGTGAATGTAATCAAAGATATTGGTTACTTCTGCGCAAGGAAGCCCAGGGCTTTTTTTAGGATTTCGTTCTCCTCAGACAGCGAAGCCAGTCGCTTTTCCATCGCTTTGATTTCGTCTGGCGATTTACCGGATTGAGTTTTGGCCTGGCCCTGGATCCACTTATGAACTGTTGAATAGCCAATGCCATATTCTCTGGCCAGTTGAGCAGCTGATTCGCCTTGCTTATATAGG
This genomic window from Lacticaseibacillus paracasei subsp. paracasei contains:
- a CDS encoding IS3 family transposase; its protein translation is MKQRILRIFAEFKQRYGVMKIHHELNLELQPLQLRCSPRRISRLMKELDIHSVTVNKWKAASASKTKVEQRPNLLKQDFSTTGLNQKWTADMTYIQTKRNGWCYLSTIMDLHSRRIIGYSFSKKMDTDLVLKTLESAVKNRTITGDLIIHTDLGSQYTSDNYNQRLTELHIRHSYSRKGCPYDNAPMESFHASLKKECVYPVPVFEDYETAAAVLFEYVHAFYNRKRIHSSLGYQTPLQVEIATLTSQMAA
- a CDS encoding IS3 family transposase, with translation MPTRYDKEFKQNIINLYKQGESAAQLAREYGIGYSTVHKWIQGQAKTQSGKSPDEIKAMEKRLASLSEENEILKKALGFLAQK